A part of Danaus plexippus chromosome 27, MEX_DaPlex, whole genome shotgun sequence genomic DNA contains:
- the LOC116775644 gene encoding uncharacterized protein LOC116775644 isoform X5, with translation MKFLYIFVVCLAVVLAAPAPDQDQQDQSRRRLRFRIADSEPVKFGQRNDRSRYRNDDYNYNYLRKIAQGKASPYQVRDNNQQSYYDLGQPAPYQPSSANSQYDDRDAYLVTPNLNYYRGSYLRDDQYRIDDDDDDDDRRD, from the exons atgaaatttctttatatcttCGTCGTTTGCCTTGCTGTTGTATTGGCGGCGCCCGCG CCTGATCAAGATCAACAG GATCAATCCCGTAGGCGACTGCGTTTCAga ATAGCAGACTCGGAACCCGtg aaatttggACAAAGAAACGACCGCTCGCGTTACCGTAATGACGATTACAACTACAACTATCTGAgg AAAATCGCACAAGGT AAAGCATCTCCGTATCAAGTGAGGGATAAT aaTCAACAATCATACTACGATTTGGGT caACCAGCACCATATCAACCTTCGTCAGCAAAC tccCAATATGACGACCGCGACGCC TATCTGGTGACGCCTAACCTT AACTACTATCGTGGGTCATACTTG agAGACGACCAATATCGCATCGATGACGACGATGACGACGACGATCGCAGAGATTGA
- the LOC116775644 gene encoding uncharacterized protein LOC116775644 isoform X3: MKFLYIFVVCLAVVLAAPAPDQDQQDQSRRRLRFRIADSEPVKFGQRNDRSRYRNDDYNYNYLRKIAQGYLQKASPYQVRDNNQQSYYDLGQPAPYQPSSANSQYDDRDAYLVTPNLNYYRGSYLRDDQYRIDDDDDDDDRRD, from the exons atgaaatttctttatatcttCGTCGTTTGCCTTGCTGTTGTATTGGCGGCGCCCGCG CCTGATCAAGATCAACAG GATCAATCCCGTAGGCGACTGCGTTTCAga ATAGCAGACTCGGAACCCGtg aaatttggACAAAGAAACGACCGCTCGCGTTACCGTAATGACGATTACAACTACAACTATCTGAgg AAAATCGCACAAGGT TACTTACAGAAAGCATCTCCGTATCAAGTGAGGGATAAT aaTCAACAATCATACTACGATTTGGGT caACCAGCACCATATCAACCTTCGTCAGCAAAC tccCAATATGACGACCGCGACGCC TATCTGGTGACGCCTAACCTT AACTACTATCGTGGGTCATACTTG agAGACGACCAATATCGCATCGATGACGACGATGACGACGACGATCGCAGAGATTGA
- the LOC116775644 gene encoding uncharacterized protein LOC116775644 isoform X2, protein MKFLYIFVVCLAVVLAAPAPDQDQQDQSRRRLRFRIADSEPVKFGQRNDRSRYRNDDYNYNYLRKIAQGKASPYQVRDNNQQSYYDLGSLQFRYQPAPYQPSSANSQYDDRDAYLVTPNLNYYRGSYLRDDQYRIDDDDDDDDRRD, encoded by the exons atgaaatttctttatatcttCGTCGTTTGCCTTGCTGTTGTATTGGCGGCGCCCGCG CCTGATCAAGATCAACAG GATCAATCCCGTAGGCGACTGCGTTTCAga ATAGCAGACTCGGAACCCGtg aaatttggACAAAGAAACGACCGCTCGCGTTACCGTAATGACGATTACAACTACAACTATCTGAgg AAAATCGCACAAGGT AAAGCATCTCCGTATCAAGTGAGGGATAAT aaTCAACAATCATACTACGATTTGGGT agCCTCCAGTTTAGATAC caACCAGCACCATATCAACCTTCGTCAGCAAAC tccCAATATGACGACCGCGACGCC TATCTGGTGACGCCTAACCTT AACTACTATCGTGGGTCATACTTG agAGACGACCAATATCGCATCGATGACGACGATGACGACGACGATCGCAGAGATTGA
- the LOC116775644 gene encoding uncharacterized protein LOC116775644 isoform X7, which yields MKFLYIFVVCLAVVLAAPAPDQDQQDQSRRRLRFRIADSEPVKFGQRNDRSRYRNDDYNYNYLRKIAQGQPAPYQPSSANSQYDDRDAYLVTPNLNYYRGSYLRDDQYRIDDDDDDDDRRD from the exons atgaaatttctttatatcttCGTCGTTTGCCTTGCTGTTGTATTGGCGGCGCCCGCG CCTGATCAAGATCAACAG GATCAATCCCGTAGGCGACTGCGTTTCAga ATAGCAGACTCGGAACCCGtg aaatttggACAAAGAAACGACCGCTCGCGTTACCGTAATGACGATTACAACTACAACTATCTGAgg AAAATCGCACAAGGT caACCAGCACCATATCAACCTTCGTCAGCAAAC tccCAATATGACGACCGCGACGCC TATCTGGTGACGCCTAACCTT AACTACTATCGTGGGTCATACTTG agAGACGACCAATATCGCATCGATGACGACGATGACGACGACGATCGCAGAGATTGA
- the LOC116775644 gene encoding uncharacterized protein LOC116775644 isoform X1 translates to MKFLYIFVVCLAVVLAAPAPDQDQQDQSRRRLRFRIADSEPVKFGQRNDRSRYRNDDYNYNYLRKIAQGYLQKASPYQVRDNNQQSYYDLGSLQFRYQPAPYQPSSANSQYDDRDAYLVTPNLNYYRGSYLRDDQYRIDDDDDDDDRRD, encoded by the exons atgaaatttctttatatcttCGTCGTTTGCCTTGCTGTTGTATTGGCGGCGCCCGCG CCTGATCAAGATCAACAG GATCAATCCCGTAGGCGACTGCGTTTCAga ATAGCAGACTCGGAACCCGtg aaatttggACAAAGAAACGACCGCTCGCGTTACCGTAATGACGATTACAACTACAACTATCTGAgg AAAATCGCACAAGGT TACTTACAGAAAGCATCTCCGTATCAAGTGAGGGATAAT aaTCAACAATCATACTACGATTTGGGT agCCTCCAGTTTAGATAC caACCAGCACCATATCAACCTTCGTCAGCAAAC tccCAATATGACGACCGCGACGCC TATCTGGTGACGCCTAACCTT AACTACTATCGTGGGTCATACTTG agAGACGACCAATATCGCATCGATGACGACGATGACGACGACGATCGCAGAGATTGA
- the LOC116775644 gene encoding uncharacterized protein LOC116775644 isoform X4, with protein MKFLYIFVVCLAVVLAAPAPDQDQQDQSRRRLRFRIADSEPVKFGQRNDRSRYRNDDYNYNYLRKIAQGYLQKASPYQVRDNNQQSYYDLGSLQFRYQPAPYQPSSANSQYDDRDANYYRGSYLRDDQYRIDDDDDDDDRRD; from the exons atgaaatttctttatatcttCGTCGTTTGCCTTGCTGTTGTATTGGCGGCGCCCGCG CCTGATCAAGATCAACAG GATCAATCCCGTAGGCGACTGCGTTTCAga ATAGCAGACTCGGAACCCGtg aaatttggACAAAGAAACGACCGCTCGCGTTACCGTAATGACGATTACAACTACAACTATCTGAgg AAAATCGCACAAGGT TACTTACAGAAAGCATCTCCGTATCAAGTGAGGGATAAT aaTCAACAATCATACTACGATTTGGGT agCCTCCAGTTTAGATAC caACCAGCACCATATCAACCTTCGTCAGCAAAC tccCAATATGACGACCGCGACGCC AACTACTATCGTGGGTCATACTTG agAGACGACCAATATCGCATCGATGACGACGATGACGACGACGATCGCAGAGATTGA
- the LOC116775643 gene encoding BUD13 homolog, with amino-acid sequence MATAIDQKAYLKKYLTSAPDEKKKKKKKNIKGKGFKIIDDDLDISKLRPLDGDELDIYNEGEDAPQVVGIVDERPEELRKLDGDSTTKWKVINQDDGFNSKLKVEEIKKDRKEVEKENEIVFGKMYSDSEDDNKNDSDLTPPRKNGDKISQRRDSDFSPPRKRNKSNSDSDISPPRRNSRRNEHDHSRQKKTNTAKYDSDVSPPRRNKDDRYTKKQSRTHHERTQKNYDSDVSPPRRESHQTKRKSRKDSDSDLSPPRNRSQKNYDSDLSPPRKKDKPKEKARKPSRWGHFEDKDDNNMSPDRSRRHSPTNQRSSHKEDKSHNRSIEKYRKDSARQKNNTPDTDLTPTRKPRSPERKSRHGNSSKIMEKTLDGKQAGLQDAKRLKEENDSFRRRENEMFRNMTDDISGRNAKAVSRKGKRETSEDRQKQKEKAERQKELDEKYKKWSKGLKQVEDQQAALQDYIHEASKPLARYKDDVDLEDRLRDIDRDGDPMLKYIRDRKRERGELGPEKPSYKGNFPPNRFNIRPGYRWDGVDRSNGYEKKYFEQQSKRRAQAEEAYKWSTEDL; translated from the exons ATGGCAACGGCAATAGACCAGAaagcatatttaaaaaaatatctaacttCTGCACCGGAcgaaaagaagaagaaaaagaaaaaaaacattaagggCAAGGG GTTCAAGATAATAGATGATGATTTAGACATATCCAAGCTGAGACCTCTCGACGGAGATGAATTGGACATATATAATGAGGGTGAAGATGCTCCACAAGTTGTGGGCATCGTAGACGAGAGACCGGAGGAATTGAGAAAGTTAGACGGTGACAGTACAACAAAATGGAAAGTTATCAACCAG GATGACGGTTTCAATAGTAAGTTGAAAGTGGAAGAAATTAAGAAAGACAGAAAAGAAGTTGagaaagaaaatgaaatagtGTTCGGTAAAATGTACAGCGATTCTGAGGATGACAACAAGAATGATTCGGATCTAACTCCGCCAAGGAAAAATGGTGATAAGATAAGCCAACGTAGAGACAGTGATTTTAGTCCACCCCGAAAGagaaataaatctaattcTGACTCTGATATATCACCACCAAGAAGAAATTCTAGAAGAAATGAACATGATCATAGTCGACAGAAGAAAACAAATACTGCTAAATATGATTCTGATGTTTCCCCTCCTAGAAGAAATAAAGATGATAGATACACAAAGAAACAAAGCAGGACACATCATGAACGGACTCAGAAGAATTATGACTCTGATGTATCACCTCCAAGAAGAGAAAGTCATCAGACGAAAAGAAAATCAAGAAAAGATAGTGATAGCGATTTAAGTCCACCGAGAAATAGGTCACAGAAGAATTACGATTCCGATCTATCACCACCAAGGAAAAAAGATAAACCAAAAGAAAAAGCAAGGAAACCATCTCGTTGGGGACATTTTGAGGATAAAGATGACAATAACATGTCACCAGATAGATCAAGAAGGCATAGCCCCACTAACCAAAGAAGTTCTCACAAAGAAGATAAGTCTCATAATAGAAGTATAGAGAAGTATAGAAAAGATTCTGCCCGACAGAAGAATAATACACCAGATACCGATCTCACCCCAACACGTAAACCCAGATCACCTGAAAGAAAATCTAGACATGGCAATAGTAGCAAGATTATGGAAAAAACTTTAGATGGCAAACAAGCCGGCTTGCAAGATGCTAAAAGACTGAAAGAAGAAAACGACTCATTTAGACGGAGAGAAAATGAGATGTTCAGAAACATGACTGATGATATATCTGGCAGGAACGCTAAAGCAGTCTCAAGGAAag GCAAAAGAGAAACTTCAGAGGATCGCcagaaacaaaaagaaaaggCGGAGAGACAAAAGGAACTCgatgagaaatataaaaaatggagTAAAGG tttaaaaCAAGTTGAAGATCAACAAGCAGCGTTACAGGATTACATCCACGAAGCGTCCAAACCACTGGCTCGATACAAAGATGATGTGGACCTTGAAGATAGATTGAGAGACATAGATAGAGATGGAGATCCaatgttgaaatatataagagaTAGGAAGAGGGAGAGGGGGGAGTTGGGACCAG aaaaaccATCATATAAAGGAAATTTCCCCCCGAATCGCTTCAATATAAGACCGGGTTATCGCTGGGATGGAGTGGACAGGTCTAATGGTTATGAAAAGAAATACTTTGAACAACAAAGCAAAAGGAGAGCTCAAGCCGAAGAAGCTTACAAGTGGAGCACAGAAGATCTTTAG
- the LOC116775644 gene encoding uncharacterized protein LOC116775644 isoform X6, which translates to MKFLYIFVVCLAVVLAAPAPDQDQQDQSRRRLRFRIADSEPVKFGQRNDRSRYRNDDYNYNYLRKIAQGYLQKASPYQVRDNNQQSYYDLGQPAPYQPSSANSQYDDRDANYYRGSYLRDDQYRIDDDDDDDDRRD; encoded by the exons atgaaatttctttatatcttCGTCGTTTGCCTTGCTGTTGTATTGGCGGCGCCCGCG CCTGATCAAGATCAACAG GATCAATCCCGTAGGCGACTGCGTTTCAga ATAGCAGACTCGGAACCCGtg aaatttggACAAAGAAACGACCGCTCGCGTTACCGTAATGACGATTACAACTACAACTATCTGAgg AAAATCGCACAAGGT TACTTACAGAAAGCATCTCCGTATCAAGTGAGGGATAAT aaTCAACAATCATACTACGATTTGGGT caACCAGCACCATATCAACCTTCGTCAGCAAAC tccCAATATGACGACCGCGACGCC AACTACTATCGTGGGTCATACTTG agAGACGACCAATATCGCATCGATGACGACGATGACGACGACGATCGCAGAGATTGA